The Lutibacter profundi genome includes a region encoding these proteins:
- a CDS encoding NAD(P)/FAD-dependent oxidoreductase, translated as MQVDYIIVGFGLAGLAFTEELEKHKKSFVVYEDNSQNSSIVAGGMYNPVILKRFTPVWDAVGQLKIAMPFYQSLEKKFNKKYNYSTNIYRIFKSIEEQNNWFIACDKPLLTNFMVPKIIDAKIEGVVANYGYGKLINTGRIDTSSLLQDYRQYLLKKKTIKYESFNYTELKIGKKIIEYKNVKALKVVFCEGFGMVKNPFFNYLPMQEAKGELITIYAPELHIDFLIKAAVFVLPLGDNYYKIGATFNWKDKTKEPTQNGKQELITKLNSFITVPYTIVDHTAGIRPTVKDRRPLAGKHPKYQNLAILNGLGTRGVMIAPTIANKLYNHLENKFELDKEISIARFG; from the coding sequence ATGCAGGTAGATTATATTATTGTAGGTTTTGGTTTGGCTGGATTAGCCTTTACTGAAGAATTAGAAAAACATAAAAAATCATTTGTTGTATATGAAGATAACTCTCAAAATTCTTCAATTGTTGCAGGAGGTATGTATAACCCTGTAATTTTAAAACGGTTTACACCTGTATGGGATGCTGTTGGCCAACTAAAAATAGCAATGCCATTTTATCAATCTTTAGAAAAAAAATTCAATAAAAAGTATAACTACTCCACAAATATTTACAGAATATTTAAATCAATTGAAGAACAAAATAATTGGTTTATTGCTTGTGATAAACCATTGCTTACTAACTTTATGGTTCCCAAAATAATAGATGCTAAAATTGAAGGAGTTGTTGCAAACTACGGCTATGGAAAATTAATAAATACGGGTAGAATAGACACCAGCTCACTACTTCAAGATTACCGGCAATATTTGTTGAAGAAAAAAACAATCAAATATGAAAGTTTTAACTACACGGAATTAAAAATTGGTAAAAAAATCATTGAATATAAAAATGTGAAAGCATTAAAGGTTGTATTTTGTGAGGGTTTTGGTATGGTTAAAAATCCTTTTTTTAATTACCTTCCAATGCAAGAAGCCAAAGGAGAATTGATAACCATATATGCTCCTGAATTACATATAGATTTTTTAATAAAAGCAGCAGTATTTGTTCTTCCTTTAGGCGATAATTATTATAAAATAGGGGCTACTTTTAATTGGAAGGATAAAACAAAAGAACCTACGCAAAACGGAAAGCAAGAGCTGATAACGAAATTGAATTCCTTTATAACTGTTCCTTATACTATTGTTGACCATACAGCTGGTATTAGACCAACAGTTAAAGATAGAAGACCCTTGGCTGGAAAACACCCAAAGTATCAAAATTTAGCTATTTTAAATGGTCTCGGAACACGTGGGGTTATGATTGCTCCAACTATTGCCAATAAGCTTTATAATCATTTGGAAAACAAATTTGAATTAGATAAAGAAATTTCTATTGCTCGTTTTGGGTAA
- a CDS encoding DUF983 domain-containing protein, protein MIKKGTKLYSIFFNKCPKCHEGDFMKEKNILKLHKAFQMHEKCSNCGLKYTIEPSFFYGAMYVNYALTVGLSIVTFTIATLFSNLNLIQIFIPIVIVLVLTVPITIRLSRIIWINLFIKYQKDTHKITQNEQ, encoded by the coding sequence ATGATAAAAAAAGGAACCAAACTATACAGTATTTTTTTTAACAAATGCCCTAAATGTCATGAAGGTGATTTTATGAAAGAAAAAAATATTTTAAAACTTCATAAAGCCTTTCAAATGCATGAAAAATGTTCTAATTGTGGGTTAAAATACACTATAGAACCTTCTTTTTTTTATGGGGCAATGTATGTTAATTATGCGCTTACTGTTGGCCTCTCAATAGTTACATTTACAATTGCAACCTTGTTTTCTAATTTAAATTTAATTCAAATTTTCATTCCTATTGTAATTGTTTTAGTGTTAACAGTTCCTATTACTATTAGGCTTTCACGAATTATTTGGATTAATCTATTTATAAAATATCAAAAAGATACACATAAAATTACCCAAAACGAGCAATAG
- a CDS encoding ABC-F family ATP-binding cassette domain-containing protein encodes MLNVHNLTVSFAGSDLFSGITFKLNKGDRIGLIGKNGAGKSTLLKVISKDIESTSGTMAFDKDVRIGFLRQDIDFEEGRTILEEAYQAFEEIKRLEIKLEKINQELVERTDYESEYYHDLMVDLNECTHRYELLGGYNYKGNTEKILQGLGFQREDFDKLTNTFSGGWRMRIELAKLLLQNNDILLLDEPTNHLDIESIIWLENFLKNYSGAIMLVSHDKMFLNNVTNRTIEISLGKIYDYKKPYSQFLLLRGEIKEKQLQAQKNQEKEIKATQILIDKFRAKANKASMAQSLIKKLDKVERIEVDTDDNAVMNVRFQVSKDPGKIVIEAENLSKSYGDKHVLENVNLLIERNSKIAFVGQNGQGKSTLAKIIVGEIAYGGHLKLGHNVEIGYFAQNQSEYLEPEKTVLEIMEDASTDANRVRVRDMLGAFLFGGDAVDKKAKMLSGGERNRLALCKLLLSPFNVLIMDEPTNHLDIASKNVLKSALKKFKGTLILVSHDREFLQGLATTVYGFKDKEIKEYLGDINYFLEQHQIENLREAEKRTIVVKKKGTTKNEKVQTRKIEDKELKKLKNKLTKIETQIDELEIEISEMDVALAEDYEITSTKPNFFEIYKTKKHTIEKLMEEWTLLEEKLESN; translated from the coding sequence ATGCTTAACGTACATAATTTAACAGTTTCATTTGCAGGATCTGATTTATTTTCAGGAATTACCTTTAAGTTAAATAAAGGAGATAGAATAGGATTGATAGGGAAAAATGGTGCAGGAAAATCTACCCTTTTAAAGGTAATTTCTAAAGATATAGAAAGCACAAGTGGCACTATGGCATTTGATAAGGATGTGCGTATTGGTTTTTTACGTCAGGATATAGATTTTGAGGAAGGGCGAACAATTTTAGAAGAAGCTTACCAGGCTTTTGAAGAAATTAAAAGACTAGAAATTAAATTAGAAAAAATAAATCAAGAATTAGTAGAAAGAACCGATTATGAAAGTGAATACTATCATGATTTAATGGTAGATTTAAATGAATGTACGCATAGATATGAACTGTTGGGAGGTTATAATTATAAAGGAAATACTGAAAAAATTCTTCAAGGGCTTGGCTTTCAAAGGGAAGATTTTGATAAACTGACTAATACTTTTTCTGGTGGATGGAGAATGCGTATTGAATTAGCTAAATTATTATTACAAAACAATGATATTTTATTATTAGATGAACCAACCAACCATTTAGATATTGAATCTATTATTTGGTTAGAAAATTTTTTAAAAAATTACTCAGGAGCTATTATGTTAGTTTCGCATGATAAAATGTTTTTAAATAATGTTACCAACAGAACTATTGAAATTTCTTTAGGAAAAATATACGATTATAAAAAACCGTATTCTCAATTTTTATTGTTACGTGGTGAGATAAAAGAAAAACAATTACAAGCACAAAAAAACCAAGAGAAAGAAATAAAAGCCACTCAAATATTAATTGATAAATTTAGAGCTAAAGCCAACAAAGCATCTATGGCACAATCTCTAATAAAAAAATTGGATAAGGTAGAGCGTATAGAAGTAGATACAGATGATAACGCTGTAATGAATGTTCGCTTTCAAGTTTCAAAAGATCCTGGGAAAATTGTTATTGAAGCCGAAAATTTATCTAAAAGTTATGGTGACAAACACGTATTAGAAAATGTAAACCTATTAATTGAACGAAATAGTAAAATTGCCTTTGTTGGGCAAAACGGACAAGGGAAATCTACTTTGGCAAAAATTATTGTAGGCGAAATAGCTTATGGAGGGCATTTAAAATTGGGACATAATGTAGAAATTGGATATTTTGCTCAAAATCAATCTGAGTACCTTGAACCAGAAAAAACGGTTTTAGAAATTATGGAAGATGCATCTACAGATGCAAACCGCGTTAGGGTAAGAGATATGTTGGGAGCCTTTTTGTTTGGAGGGGATGCAGTAGATAAAAAAGCTAAAATGCTTTCGGGAGGAGAAAGAAATAGATTGGCTTTGTGTAAATTATTATTATCACCTTTTAACGTGTTAATAATGGATGAGCCAACTAACCATTTAGATATCGCCTCTAAAAATGTACTTAAAAGTGCATTGAAAAAATTTAAAGGAACTTTAATTTTAGTATCGCATGACCGTGAATTTTTACAAGGTTTAGCAACTACTGTTTATGGTTTTAAAGATAAGGAAATTAAAGAATATTTAGGAGACATAAATTATTTCTTGGAACAACACCAAATAGAAAATTTACGTGAAGCAGAAAAAAGAACTATTGTTGTAAAAAAGAAAGGTACTACTAAAAACGAAAAGGTTCAAACAAGAAAAATTGAAGATAAAGAGCTTAAAAAGCTAAAAAATAAATTAACCAAAATTGAAACGCAAATTGATGAATTAGAAATAGAAATTTCTGAAATGGATGTAGCATTAGCTGAAGATTATGAAATAACTTCAACAAAACCCAACTTTTTTGAAATTTATAAAACTAAAAAACATACAATAGAAAAGCTAATGGAAGAATGGACCTTACTTGAGGAGAAATTAGAGTCCAATTAA
- a CDS encoding 1-aminocyclopropane-1-carboxylate deaminase/D-cysteine desulfhydrase encodes MFLETKNSSIQQVHFSEIENSQVSVFIKREDELHPFISGNKYRKLKYNLEEAKKQHKTTLLTFGGAYSNHIAATAAAGFEYNFKTIGIIRGDELANNSQEIIQNNPTLKFALEHQMQFHFVSRKEYRNKTLKEFIANLQRQFGDFYLVPEGGTNHLAVKGCEEILTSNDDKFDIICSAVGTGGTISGIINSLKKNQKAIGFPALKGDFLQNEIKKYVLKNNNWILNTAYHFGGYAKVSEELIIFINKFKNETLIPLDPVYTGKMMFGIVDLIKKNYFKQGTKILAIHTGGLQGIDGMNVVLSKKKLPLIRK; translated from the coding sequence TTGTTTTTAGAAACTAAAAATAGTAGCATTCAACAAGTTCATTTTTCAGAAATTGAAAATAGTCAAGTTTCTGTTTTCATAAAAAGAGAAGATGAATTACACCCCTTTATTTCAGGAAATAAATATCGAAAGCTAAAATACAATTTAGAAGAAGCAAAAAAACAGCATAAAACTACATTACTTACTTTTGGAGGTGCATATTCTAATCATATTGCTGCTACTGCAGCAGCAGGTTTTGAGTATAATTTTAAAACCATTGGAATTATTAGAGGAGATGAATTGGCAAATAATTCACAAGAAATAATTCAAAACAATCCAACATTAAAATTTGCTTTAGAACATCAAATGCAATTCCATTTTGTTTCCAGAAAGGAATATAGAAATAAAACATTAAAAGAATTTATAGCCAATTTACAGCGGCAATTTGGTGATTTTTATCTAGTTCCAGAAGGAGGAACAAATCATTTGGCAGTAAAAGGATGTGAAGAAATTTTAACTAGTAATGATGATAAATTTGATATAATATGCTCAGCGGTTGGTACTGGAGGTACTATTTCAGGAATTATTAATTCACTAAAAAAAAATCAAAAAGCAATTGGGTTTCCAGCCTTAAAAGGAGATTTTCTTCAAAATGAAATTAAAAAGTATGTACTTAAAAATAACAATTGGATTTTAAATACTGCATATCATTTTGGAGGATATGCAAAAGTTTCTGAAGAATTAATTATATTTATAAATAAATTTAAAAATGAAACACTCATACCTTTAGATCCGGTTTATACAGGTAAAATGATGTTTGGGATTGTAGATTTGATTAAAAAAAATTATTTTAAACAAGGAACTAAGATTTTAGCAATCCATACTGGTGGTTTACAAGGAATTGATGGCATGAATGTAGTTCTTAGTAAGAAAAAATTACCGCTAATTAGAAAATAA